The DNA region TGGGCCTTTAAAAATTCTTTTTTAGCCATAAAAGAAAAATCCCGCCTTTTCACGGGCGGGATCAAATAAAATGATTAATTATTTTTTATAATATTTCATGGCCTCGGGTATGAGGTTTTGGATATTGGCAATACGGGTTGCATCAGCAGGGTGCGTGCTCAAAAATTCGGGTGGAGCACCTCCTTTATTTTGGGCTGCCATGCGTTGCCAAAAAGCAATGGCATTATGCGGGTCATAACCGGCCATAGCCATAAAGGTTAAACCTAAACGGTCGGCCTCCGATTCCTGGTTACGTGAATAGGCCAATAATTTCAGCTGGCTTCCTACTCCATATAAAGTACTTATGGCAGTTTGCGTAGCCTGCGATTGCTGGCTTGTGGCTGCGCCTACTAACTGACCACCGCCTTGTACCAACATCTCCTGTGAGATCCGTTCGGCCGAGTGGCGGGCAATGGCATGCCCAATTTCATGGCCCATAACTACAGCAAGATAGGCATCGGTATTGGCAACAGGCAATAAGCCGCTGTAAACCGCAACTTTACCGCCAGGCATGCACCAGGCGTTAACCTCATTGCTTTGAATCAGGTTAAACTCCCATTGAAAGCTATACTGATCGCCATAACCGTTTTCTTTGAGGTATTTTTCAATGGCTACAGCCAGCCTGTTACCAATGGTTTTAACGCGTTGCGCGTCGGCGCCGCTGGCCACCACTTTGGTTTTAGGGTCGGAGAGCAGTTGCTTATAACTTGCCGCGGCCGACTGGTTCACTTCGGCATCGCCAACAAGGCTTAATTGTTTACGGCCGGTTAAGGGCACAGTTGAGCAGGAAAAGACAGCCATGATGGCTATCAGGACTAATACAGGTTTAAACTTTTTCATGGTGATCAGGCAGCTGTTGTTTTCTTCTTAAAAAAATTAACTTTCGATTCTTTGCCTCTTATTAAGCGTTCAATGTTTTTTTGGTGGGTTACCAGCACAAGCACGCAAATACACATGCCATAAATTACTATCGACCGGATAGGTGTCGGAAAAACAAATGTAACGCCTATAGGATAAGTAAAGGCAGCTGCAATTGAACTAAGCGACACATATTTTGAGATCAGTAACACCGTTATAAAAACCACTATACATAATAAGGCAGCATGAAAATGTATAGCCAAAATCATTCCAAACAAAGTTGCAACGCCTTTACCGCCCCTGAAACCTGCAAAAATAGGGAACAGGTGGCCCATAACTGCCGCTATGCCTAAAGCCAGTTCATAATTGGTATATGCGGTTGAATTGATAGCACCTGTAGCAGATGCGCCAATGAAATAAGCAAAGTTTGTAGCTGCCCAGCCTTTAAATATATCAAGCAGCATCACAGGGATACCTGCTTGTTTGCCAAGCACCCGAAAAGTATTTGTTGCACCGGCATTACCGCTTCCGTACTCGCGTACATCCACATTGTAAAAAGCCATACCAATCCAAACAGCCGTAGGTATTGAGCCGCACAGATAAGCCATTATAAGTGCTGTAACAGAGTAAACGGTTATCATTCTCCTGCAATATTACAAAATTGAAGCGGTAAAAGCGTTTTAATCATAGCGCTTTTACCACTAAACTTTGTTTAACAATGTGTTATTTGATATTTTAATTACCCTATTTTACGGCTTTCAGGCTAAGGTCAAGGCTTTTAACCGAATGGGTAAGCGCCCCAACAGAAATATAATCGACCCCGCAATCGGCATATTCACGTATACTATCAATGGCGATACCGCCCGAAGCTTCGGTAATATAACGCCCTTGTATTATACCAACAGCCTGCCGCAGGTCATCAAAATTGAAATTATCAAGCAGTATGCGGTTCACCCGGCCGGTTTGTAAAACCTGCTCCAGTTCATCAAGGTTACGTACCTCAATTTCAATGGCAAGTTTTTTTCCATTGTCGGTTAAATATTGATTAGCGCTTTCAATAGCTTGCCTTATTCCGCCCGCATAATCTACATGGTTATCCTTAATCAGGATCATATCGTACAAACCAAATCTGTGGTTTACGCCTCCCCCTATACGCACCGCCCATTTTTCGAGATAACGAAGCCCCGGCGTGGTTTTACGGGTATCTAAAACTTTAGTATTGGTTCCTTTCAGCAAATCAACTATCTGCCGGGTTTTTGTAGCAATTCCCGACATACGTTGCATACAATTTAGTACCAAACGCTCGGCGGTCAAAATGCTGCGCGAATTGCCCTCAACCTCAAAAGCTATGTCTTTATATTTAACTGGGGCTCCGTCCTGCAAAAACACATTAAGTTTAAGGCTTGGATCAACCACATGAAATATTTCGGCAGCCAATTCAACACCGGCCAATATTCCTTCGTCCTTAACTAAAAGTTTTGCTTTGCCGGTAGCGTTGGCAGGGATGGTTGAAAGGGAGGTATGATCGCCATCGCCCACATCCTCACTTAAAGCATTATTTATAAACTGGTGTATTAGTTCTTTATCCAATTGTGTACTTTTTGAGTGTCAAAAGTAACAACAATTTTTAAATGGAGGGGTTTGATTATGGTAAAGATAATGGTTCATTGTTCATGGTTCATGGCAAATCTCTGACTATGAAAACGGTTCAGCTCCAAACAGGTGCTATGAACCATTAACTATGATCCATGAACTACGTCACTTCACCTTTTCATCCTCAATCTTCAGCTCAACAACGTTAGTGCCTTTACCCGCGTCTTTAAGCGTGATGGCAACCCGAAATTCGCCTTTATCTGTATTCAAAATATAAACACCAAAATGATAATTACCCCCCGAATTTATTTTATGTAACAGCTTAATACTTTTAGGCTTATTCCTGGCGAAGAACTTATCCAGTATAACCGTAGCCTGGTTTTGCGAGTAAACATTCTCGTCTTCCATAATGGTGATCTCCACATTATTGGCAAATAGTTTGGAAAGCTCTTTTGTATTACCTGTTTTTAAAAGATTGGCCACGTTATCTATGGCATCTGCCGTTGAGGCATATGGAAGCAGCAGTAAAAAAATAAACGACGGCAGGTATATTAATTTCATACAATAATAACGTACTAATTGGTGCTAAAGTTACAAAGAGCAGTTAAGTGTTTACTTGCTTTTCAATAAACTAAAAAGCTGTGTTTCTTAAAACTGTATAATAAACACTAACAGTATAATTTAAGTTTTATTTCAGACTGCTAACCTAAATTAAAAAATTATATATAAAGTACCCCGTTGCCTTTATATTTGCATTGTGGAAAACAAAAAGAAACTCGCACTAATAATACTTGATGGCTGGGGTTATGGCCGCAACGATCAATCAAACGCTATACTGGCTGCCAATACTCCTTTTGTTGATGGCCTGCTTAAGCAATATCCAAATTCAAAACTTGAAGCCTCAGGAACATCGGTAGGTTTACCTGCCGGGCAAATGGGCAATTCGGAAGTTGGTCACATGAATCTTGGCGCCGGTCGCGTAGTTTACCAGGAGCTTGGCCGTATTCATAAAGCGGTTGATGATAATGAGCTGCCAACCATCCCGGTATTAAAAGATGCCTTTGAATACGCCAAACAAAACAATAAAGATGTACACTTCATCGGTTTAGTATCTGATGGTGGTGTACATTCGCACATTCGCCATGTAAAAGGCCTTTGTGATGCTGCTAAACAACTGGATGTTAACAATGTATACATCCATGCTTTTTTAGATGGCCGCGATACCGACCCTAAATCGGGTTTGGGTTTTGTTACCGAATTAGAAGAGCATATTGCCGGTACCGGCGCTAAAATTGCTTCGGCAATTGGCAGGTACTATGCTATGGACCGCGATAACCGCTGGGAGCGCGTTAAACTGGCTTATGACCTGTTGGTAAACGGTATAGGTGCACCAACTCAAAACGTTACCGATTTAATCAAGCATTCATACCTTGAGGATGTTACCGATGAGTTTGTAAAACCGATAGTTGCTGTTGATGACGCAGGAAAACCTTTAGCCGTGATTAAAGATGGCGATGTGGTGATCTGCTTTAACTTCCGTACCGACAGGGGCCGCGAAATCAGCATCGCGTTAACTCAAAAATCATTCCCTGAATATAATTTACACCCGCTGGATATCCGTTACATCACCATGACACCATATGATGAAACGTTTAAGAATGTTCAGGTTGTTTTCAACAAGGAAGATCTGACCAAAACATTGGGCGAGATCCTGCAAAACGCAGGTAAATCACAGATCAGGATTGCCGAAACCGAAAAATATCCTCACGTAACCTTCTTCTTTTCGGGTGGGCGCGAAAAAGAATTTGATAACGAAAAACGTTTATTAGTACCATCACCAAAAGTGGCTACTTATGATCTTCAGCCAGAAATGAGCGCTGCGGGTATCCGTGATGCCATTATCCCTGAACTGGAAACCGGCTGGCCTGATTTTGTTTGCCTTAACTTTGCCAACACCGATATGGTGGGCCATACCGGTGTTTTTAGCGCCGTAGTTAAAGCAGCCGAAACTGCCGACAGCTGCACCAAAGCTGTTGTTGAAGCAGGTTTGGCCAACGGCTATTCGTTTATTATCCTGGCCGACCATGGCAATGCCGATTACATGATCAACGAAGACGGATCGCCCAATACGGCACATACTACCAACCTGGTACCATGTATTGTGATTGACAAAGATGTAAAAGAGGTAAAAGACGGAAAACTGGGCGATGTGGCGCCAACCATATTAAGCATATTAGGTGTTGCCATCCCTCCCGAAATGACTGGTAATGTATTGGTGTAATCCAAAAAACATAAGCAAAGCCGCCCTGATGGGCGGCTTTTTATTGTTAATAGCAAATTTATATTCCTGCCGGCCCGATAACAGGCAAAGCGGTGCCAAACTGGTTTACTTCGACCTGAAAGAATTTTTCAGGGCCGATTCGGCACGGCTTACCAGGCTAAACCCCGAAGTAAACAAAACGGTTACCCACAATGGCGTTACCGAAACCAAAATAGTACACATTGGCAACTGGAACCAGGAGCTTAATTTGTTTATCCAGTCGGACATTAACCGCCCGGCCTGGAAAAACAGCTATACAGTTAGTACAAGTGATAGCGCTATTATTTATAAGGCCCGTACCCCCGAGCTTAAAACCCGCCGCATCATTATCAAAAAAGCCGGCGATAAAGTGGAGTGGATCCTGATCTACAACCACACAAAAAACTTACTGTACGAAACCAACGAAAAGTTGAGTTATTTTCCCGATTCACTCTACCTGATCCAAAAAACACAACACGTGAAACTGATGGGTCGGAACGATTACAAGGTGCAGGGAACGTTGCCCAAAAGATAAAAGAAAAAATTCAAAAAAATTCTTAATGCTTCACCAGCGTATTGCTTGTAGTAGCCTGGATCAATTTTTCTTTCGACTGATCGATCAGCGCAGAAATATCCATACGGCTTGGGTTATCGGAAAGCACCTTTTCCAGGTCGGCGATAGATGCTTTTAATGAATTGATACCTCTTGCTCTATCGAAAAAATGGGAGGTTGGTTGTAATTTAAACATACCATAGTCGCGGTAAGCTATGCCCCTGTTTTGGTAGTATTTGTTATCCCTGAGATCGCTGTTAATAGAGATGGCTTTTGTAAGATCCACAATAGCGCCTAACAGGTAAAGCTCCTTGTCCGCCGCCGAAGCCTGGCTGTCTCTGCCAAGGTAGCTTTTTGCCCTTGCCCTGTAATAGTAAGCGGTCGCATCGGCCGGCTTTATAGCAATTACTTTGGTATATGCCAGTATCGATTTTTTGTAGTTATCGCTGTGGTAGTATGAGTAGCCCAGCATCCACATGGCATTGGCGTTTGTTGAATCAGTTATGCACGCCTTTTCCAGGTGTGACACTGCCGAGCGGAAGTCGCCATCCATGAGTGCCTGCTGGCCAAGCCGTACATAAGCGTTTTGCGCTATAGCCGACTCAAGCGAAGACATGATCAGAAGGGGCAGGATAACTGATAACTTCATTAAACGGATTACTGGTAAAACAAAAATGGTATAATATTAACTATTAATACATCAAATTATTATGCCTTATCGCGGTTTTGTTTAAATATTTTCACACGTAAAAATAATTTGAGCACAGCGATACTATGACTTTTTTTCATCTTTACCAATAAAATCTTATTTATTTACAATTCGTTTTACAAATTTGTAACAAACATGTACCCAGTACGTTAAATCACCAAATTAATTGTTGTTATTTATTATCGTAACTTGGCACAGCTCTTGAACCATTGTTATGTGCGATTGATAATCGCAATTTAACCTGTAATTGAAGTGGATACTATCTTGCAGGCTGACAACATGACGTTTTATTCTACTAAAATATAATAATGAATTTCGATCCGTTTGATTTTAAAAATGCCTTACCGGTTATAAATGAGGATTCAGAGTTTTTCCCGCTAATGTCATCGGAAGATGAGGAGGAGATGAATAATGAGGAACTGCCCGATGTAATGCCTATTTTACCCTTGCGCAATACCGTACTTTTCCCTGGTGTTGTGATCCCAATTACAGTTGGCAGGGATAAATCAATAAAACTAATCCGCGATGCCAATAAAGGCAGCCGCATGATTGGGGTGGTTTCGCAACAGGATGTGGGGATTGAAGACCCTACTTTTAACCAGCTTAACAAAGTTGGCACTATAGCACTCATTATAAAAATGCTGCAAATGCCTGATGGTAACACCACCGTTATCATCCAGGGTAAAAAACGTTTTTATTTAAAAGAAGAAGTACAGAGCGAGCCCTATATAAAAGCCACAGTTGAACCCTTCCATGAAATAAAAACCAAGGAAGATAAAGAGTTTAAAGCCATGGTATCATCCATTAAGGATATGGCCATGAATATTATCCAGCTTTCGCCAAATATCCCGAGTGAAGCAGGGATCGCAATCCGCAATATTGAAAGCACATCGTTCCTGATCAACTTCATATCATCAAATATGAACGCTGATATGACGGCTAAGCAACACTTACTTGAAATTGCCAACCTGCGTGAACGTGCCAACCTTGTGCTTGAGCATTTAACGCTCGACCTGCAAATGCTGGAATTAAAAAACCAGATCCAGACCAAAGTACGCGTTGACCTTGACAAACAGCAAAGAGATTATTTCCTTAACCAGCAGCTAAAAACTATACAGGAAGAGTTGGGCGGCAATACGCCCGACCTGGAAATTGAGAGCCTGCGCCAGCGTGGCATCAAAAAGAAATGGGCAAAGGAAGTTAAAGATCATTTTAACAAAGAGCTTGAAAAACTGAGCCGCACCAATCCCGCAGCCGCCGATTACTCGGTACAGATCAATTATCTTGAACTGCTGCTTGATTTACCATGGAACGAGTTTACCAAAGATAACTTTGACCTTAAGCGTGCACAAAGGATCCTTGATAAAGATCACTTTGGTTTGGATAAGGTAAAACAACGTATTATCGAATACCTGGCCGTGTTAAAATTAAAGCACGACATGAAAGCTCCGATACTTTGTTTGGTTGGCCCCCCGGGGGTTGGCAAAACATCGTTAGGTAAATCAATAGCCAAAGCTTTGGGCCGTAAATATGTGCGCATGGCATTAGGCGGAATCCGTGATGAAGCGGAGATCCGTGGCCACCGTAAAACATATATTGGTGCCATGCCGGGCCGTATTATCCAGTCGATAAAAAAAGCGGGCGCATCAAACCCGGTATTTATTTTAGATGAGATAGATAAAGTAGGCAACGATTTCAGAGGCGATCCTTCATCGGCCCTGCTTGAGGTACTTGACCCCGAACAAAACGGCACTTTCTCTGATCACTATGTTGAAATGGACTATGACCTTTCAAACGTGATGTTTATCGCTACTGCCAATTCGCTGAGCACTGTCCAGCCTGCTTTGTTAGACAGGATGGAGATCATTGAAGTGAACGGGTATACCATTGAAGAAAAAATTGAGATAGCCAAGCAACACCTTGTACCTAAACAGCGCGAAGCACATGGCTTAAAAATAAAAGATGTAAGCCTTAAAGCAGATGTGATCGAAAAGGTGATAGTTGATTACACCCGCGAATCGGGTGTACGTTCACTGGAGAAAAAGATTGGCTCGGTTGTGCGCGGAGTGGCCAAGAGCATAGCGATGGAAGAGCCTTACAATAGCGTTGTTAGTAAAAAAGATGTTGAAAAGATACTGGGCGCGCCTATTTTTGATAAAGATCTTTATGAAGGCAATGATGTTGCAGGCGTTGTAACAGGGCTGGCCTGGACTTCTGTAGGCGGCGACATCCTGTTCATTGAAGCCAGTTTAAGTCCCGGAAAAGGCCGCTTAACGCTTACAGGCAGCCTTGGCGATGTGATGAAAGAGTCAGTAACCATTGCCCTTGCTTACCTGCGCGCCCATGCTGCCGATTTTGACATCAACCCTAAACTGTTTGATCAATGGGATGTACACGTACATGTACCGGCAGGGGCTACGCCTAAAGATGGCCCGTCGGCGGGTGTTACCATGCTTACAGCGCTGGTTTCGGCATTTACGCAGCGTAAAGTAAAGCCTAATTTGGCCATGACGGGCGAGATCACCCTCCGAGGTCGGGTTTTGCCTGTAGGCGGTATCAAAGAAAAGATCCTGGCAGCAAAACGCGCCAACATAAAAGAGATCATCCTGTGTAAATCAAAC from Mucilaginibacter sp. SJ includes:
- a CDS encoding M48 family metallopeptidase; this translates as MKKFKPVLVLIAIMAVFSCSTVPLTGRKQLSLVGDAEVNQSAAASYKQLLSDPKTKVVASGADAQRVKTIGNRLAVAIEKYLKENGYGDQYSFQWEFNLIQSNEVNAWCMPGGKVAVYSGLLPVANTDAYLAVVMGHEIGHAIARHSAERISQEMLVQGGGQLVGAATSQQSQATQTAISTLYGVGSQLKLLAYSRNQESEADRLGLTFMAMAGYDPHNAIAFWQRMAAQNKGGAPPEFLSTHPADATRIANIQNLIPEAMKYYKK
- the plsY gene encoding glycerol-3-phosphate 1-O-acyltransferase PlsY — protein: MITVYSVTALIMAYLCGSIPTAVWIGMAFYNVDVREYGSGNAGATNTFRVLGKQAGIPVMLLDIFKGWAATNFAYFIGASATGAINSTAYTNYELALGIAAVMGHLFPIFAGFRGGKGVATLFGMILAIHFHAALLCIVVFITVLLISKYVSLSSIAAAFTYPIGVTFVFPTPIRSIVIYGMCICVLVLVTHQKNIERLIRGKESKVNFFKKKTTAA
- the nadC gene encoding carboxylating nicotinate-nucleotide diphosphorylase, whose translation is MDKELIHQFINNALSEDVGDGDHTSLSTIPANATGKAKLLVKDEGILAGVELAAEIFHVVDPSLKLNVFLQDGAPVKYKDIAFEVEGNSRSILTAERLVLNCMQRMSGIATKTRQIVDLLKGTNTKVLDTRKTTPGLRYLEKWAVRIGGGVNHRFGLYDMILIKDNHVDYAGGIRQAIESANQYLTDNGKKLAIEIEVRNLDELEQVLQTGRVNRILLDNFNFDDLRQAVGIIQGRYITEASGGIAIDSIREYADCGVDYISVGALTHSVKSLDLSLKAVK
- a CDS encoding DUF4783 domain-containing protein — protein: MKLIYLPSFIFLLLLPYASTADAIDNVANLLKTGNTKELSKLFANNVEITIMEDENVYSQNQATVILDKFFARNKPKSIKLLHKINSGGNYHFGVYILNTDKGEFRVAITLKDAGKGTNVVELKIEDEKVK
- the gpmI gene encoding 2,3-bisphosphoglycerate-independent phosphoglycerate mutase — encoded protein: MENKKKLALIILDGWGYGRNDQSNAILAANTPFVDGLLKQYPNSKLEASGTSVGLPAGQMGNSEVGHMNLGAGRVVYQELGRIHKAVDDNELPTIPVLKDAFEYAKQNNKDVHFIGLVSDGGVHSHIRHVKGLCDAAKQLDVNNVYIHAFLDGRDTDPKSGLGFVTELEEHIAGTGAKIASAIGRYYAMDRDNRWERVKLAYDLLVNGIGAPTQNVTDLIKHSYLEDVTDEFVKPIVAVDDAGKPLAVIKDGDVVICFNFRTDRGREISIALTQKSFPEYNLHPLDIRYITMTPYDETFKNVQVVFNKEDLTKTLGEILQNAGKSQIRIAETEKYPHVTFFFSGGREKEFDNEKRLLVPSPKVATYDLQPEMSAAGIRDAIIPELETGWPDFVCLNFANTDMVGHTGVFSAVVKAAETADSCTKAVVEAGLANGYSFIILADHGNADYMINEDGSPNTAHTTNLVPCIVIDKDVKEVKDGKLGDVAPTILSILGVAIPPEMTGNVLV
- a CDS encoding tetratricopeptide repeat protein, with translation MKLSVILPLLIMSSLESAIAQNAYVRLGQQALMDGDFRSAVSHLEKACITDSTNANAMWMLGYSYYHSDNYKKSILAYTKVIAIKPADATAYYYRARAKSYLGRDSQASAADKELYLLGAIVDLTKAISINSDLRDNKYYQNRGIAYRDYGMFKLQPTSHFFDRARGINSLKASIADLEKVLSDNPSRMDISALIDQSKEKLIQATTSNTLVKH
- the lon gene encoding endopeptidase La translates to MNFDPFDFKNALPVINEDSEFFPLMSSEDEEEMNNEELPDVMPILPLRNTVLFPGVVIPITVGRDKSIKLIRDANKGSRMIGVVSQQDVGIEDPTFNQLNKVGTIALIIKMLQMPDGNTTVIIQGKKRFYLKEEVQSEPYIKATVEPFHEIKTKEDKEFKAMVSSIKDMAMNIIQLSPNIPSEAGIAIRNIESTSFLINFISSNMNADMTAKQHLLEIANLRERANLVLEHLTLDLQMLELKNQIQTKVRVDLDKQQRDYFLNQQLKTIQEELGGNTPDLEIESLRQRGIKKKWAKEVKDHFNKELEKLSRTNPAAADYSVQINYLELLLDLPWNEFTKDNFDLKRAQRILDKDHFGLDKVKQRIIEYLAVLKLKHDMKAPILCLVGPPGVGKTSLGKSIAKALGRKYVRMALGGIRDEAEIRGHRKTYIGAMPGRIIQSIKKAGASNPVFILDEIDKVGNDFRGDPSSALLEVLDPEQNGTFSDHYVEMDYDLSNVMFIATANSLSTVQPALLDRMEIIEVNGYTIEEKIEIAKQHLVPKQREAHGLKIKDVSLKADVIEKVIVDYTRESGVRSLEKKIGSVVRGVAKSIAMEEPYNSVVSKKDVEKILGAPIFDKDLYEGNDVAGVVTGLAWTSVGGDILFIEASLSPGKGRLTLTGSLGDVMKESVTIALAYLRAHAADFDINPKLFDQWDVHVHVPAGATPKDGPSAGVTMLTALVSAFTQRKVKPNLAMTGEITLRGRVLPVGGIKEKILAAKRANIKEIILCKSNQKDILEIKEDYIKDLSFHYVTDMRDVITLALLNEKVKNPINLTVKEDEKTAIN